Below is a window of Halobaculum lipolyticum DNA.
AGCAGGCCGGCGAGGACGCCGACTGCGTGCCCGCCCAGCAGTTCGCGGCCGGTCGGGCGGGTGTCGCCCGCGGCGACGAGGTACGCGGAGGGACCGAGGCTCGGGAACACCAGCGGGCGGCCGGTCGCCCACGCCAGCGCGCCCGCGACCGAGAGCAACGCGGCGGCGTGGAGCGCCTCGACGGCGCCGTCGGGGAGGCGTCGCACGGTCGTCGCTGGCGGTCCGGGCGCGAATGAAGCCGACGGTTCGCAACGAGGCGACGACGACGGACCCCCGCGGGACCGGCCGGCCGCCGTCGTCGCGACCGTGGAGGCGGCGCCGCCGACGGCGCCGACGGATCGGGACCGGTGTCTTGAAATTCTCGGCCCGCACACGCGGACACATGAGTCTGGAACAGCAGTTCTACTGCCCCGAGTGCGGCGAGGAGCGCGACTTCTGGCGCGTCGCCGCGATGACGCTCCACCTCGGCGAGAAGACGAAGTGGCGCTGCAACGACTGCGACTACGGCCTGACGCGGATCAACGGCGACATCAGCACCGCAATCGAGGCGTAAGCCGCCGCGGCCGTCCCCGTTATCCCGGCAGCAGGTCGCCCAGCGCCGCCCCCACCGCCATCGGGACCACCGCGACGAGCGTGCTCCCGAGCGCGACCCACGGCGTCGCCCAGTCGACGCGCCCCCACGCGGTGAGTCCGACGACCGCGGTGACGACGGCGACGCCGAGGACGCCGACGAGGCGTCGGGGGATCACCCCGAGGATCGGTCGGTGTACCCGGACGTCCTGGAAGTCCGCGACGTAGATGATCCCGACGACGAGCAGGACGGTCGCCACCGCCGTCCCGACGAGGAAGCCGGGGCGGGCCGCGATGTACGCGCCCACCTCCGTCGTGCCGCCCTCGACGAGCATCGGGATGCCG
It encodes the following:
- a CDS encoding transposase; the encoded protein is MSLEQQFYCPECGEERDFWRVAAMTLHLGEKTKWRCNDCDYGLTRINGDISTAIEA
- a CDS encoding DUF2391 family protein, yielding MSARDPAPGRPPDGGTAGDPAATNGGDATPEPTVEDLIQSLETLEEVVDDSEERRKVREAMRTARELSTVESPSVFGRVVRGFDRGDLAEALLGSVLFGIPMLVEGGTTEVGAYIAARPGFLVGTAVATVLLVVGIIYVADFQDVRVHRPILGVIPRRLVGVLGVAVVTAVVGLTAWGRVDWATPWVALGSTLVAVVPMAVGAALGDLLPG